The Eurosta solidaginis isolate ZX-2024a chromosome 4, ASM4086904v1, whole genome shotgun sequence genome includes a window with the following:
- the LOC137250584 gene encoding activating signal cointegrator 1 translates to MEKWVRERLKNCLDFEVPDDMIKYILSIKSSTEFDEYFETLLNPECDDHRSFMADCKQRLFSKALPNKRLSATNGQQLKQSKQEQATGQNKKSFNIVSLDGNFGKQAHQQQGAKKKSKFVSLYTTDGSVSGDVVMLKGRRLCECQASQHKLINNCLTCGRIVCEQEGSGPCLFCGEIVCTNDEMQVLKGDPKKRNTLLKTLREKGGGESLKKAMEQRDRLLEYDRNSEKRTTVIDDEFDYFEENSVWLSDAERAKLESLKQEMHEKKHESRAKRKIKVDFAGREVEDDPPITEEFENRVLKEISAAKLATGDKNYWSNPKNAHKITPDTCGTDPNIVGGILPKYKLTAEGRSLAADGRQNQTVFAVDRSYNRVQDKELLEMQDMLHCLSMHQPWASLLVAGIKKHEGRVWYSEHRGRLWIASTVKEPHPEEIEELKNFYKNHYNDPNIKFPEHYPTGCLLGCVRVDDCLAQEEYREVYPNGESDSPYVFVCSNPEALPVVFPIKGHHKIYQIDPKIHNAACKTLLRLKNTKG, encoded by the exons ATGGAGAAGTGGGTACGTGAACGCCTAAAGAATTGCCTAGACTTTGAGGTACCAGATGATATGATAAA GTATATTTTATCAATAAAGTCTTCAACAGAATTCGATGAATATTTTGAGACCCTACTTAATCCTGAATGCGACGATCACCGTTCATTTATGGCTGACTGTAAACAGCGGCTGTTTAGCAAGGCACTACCTAATAAACGTTTATCAGCAACAAACGGCCAACAACTAAAACAATCCAAACAGGAACAGGCAACgggacaaaataaaaaaagtttcaataTTGTGTCATTAGACGGAAATTTTGGCAAGCAAGCCCATCAGCAACAAGGCGCtaagaaaaaatcgaaatttgTCAGTTTATATACAACTGATGGCAGTGTTAGCGGGGATGTGGTAATGCTAAAAGGGCGCCGTCTATGTGAATGCCAGGCATCACAACATAAACTCATTAACAATTGCCTTACCTGTGGGCGCATAGTTTGCGAACAAGAAGGTAGTGGACCATGCCTTTTTTGTGGTGAGATTGTATGCACCAATGATGAAATGCAGGTGTTGAAGGGTGATCCCAAGAAGAGAAATACTTTGCTGAAAACGTTAAGAGAAAAGGGTGGTGGTGAATCGTTAAAAAAAGCAATGGAGCAACGTGATCGCCTTTTGGAGTATGATCGAAATAGTGAAAAACGTACAACAGTTATTGATGATGAGTTCGATTATTTTGAG GAAAATTCAGTATGGCTCTCAGATGCTGAGCGGGCCAAATTAGAAAGCCTCAAACAAGAAATGCATGAAAAGAAACATGAAAGTCGTGCCAAACGTAAAATAAAGGTAGACTTCGCCGGGCGTGAAGTAGAAGATGACCCACCTATAACTGAGGAGTTTGAAAATCGTGTTCTAAAAGAAATATCTGCCGCAAAACTAGCTACTGGTGACAAAAATTATTGGTCAAATCCTAAGAATGCACATAAAATAACACCAGACACATGTGGCACGGATCCAAATATAGTAGGTGGAATTTTGCCAAAATACAAACTAACGGCTGAAGGCCGATCACTTGCTGCAGATGGTCGTCAAAATCAAACCGTCTTTGCAGTAGACCGGTCATATAATCGAGTGCAAGATAAAGAGTTGCTGGAAATGCAAGATATGCTACATTGCCTTTCAATGCATCAGCCATGGGCATCACTACTAGTAGCAGGTATAAAAAA GCATGAAGGGCGTGTTTGGTATAGCGAACATCGCGGTCGCTTGTGGATTGCTTCCACTGTTAAGGAACCACATCCAGAAGAAATTGAGGAGCtgaaaaatttctataaaaacCACTACAATGACCCGAATATTAAGTTTCCTGAGCACTATCCAACTGGTTGTCTTTTGGGTTGTGTACGTGTAGATGATTGCTTGGCGCAAGAAGAATATCGCGAAGTGTACCCCAATGGTGAATCCGATAGTCCATATGTCTTCGTGTGTTCTAATCCCGAGGCGCTACCTGTAGTCTTTCCCATCAAAGGACACCATAAAATTT ACCAAATTGATCCTAAAATACACAATGCAGCTTGCAAAACATTGCTCCGTTTAAAAAACACAAAGGGCTAA
- the LOC137248304 gene encoding uncharacterized protein has translation MEPSVKYESCEDIYIGPGDIIPTNTGQKRHFDYLSNANECNDGVGGGGQYKMQNLGFSLPQQPPKRYRRGEAAVLFSPPFFEVPENMNLKTGDTIIARCVSCRVVLRGHKNVSSNFIKHMKRAHPEVYKMYDNYKILKQHGIVTRPATAVAPREQGYFEPTSFLEALPPNSNTFNPESDGIGIENEQDSETNTTTNTENSQAHSNTDHTDTIENSNDSQLNKNQTRGAIGNTKQPIQQSEVNLSNKTLQAMSKLFDEKLKSFATKTELNEVTKNIMNQVRSRQTTPCSSTIGGEDDEEYDDNNEGKIDERYKNFEKELQNLRERLDQTEQSKRMLQRELHLLEKVVRKRRLIISNLPIAPNQQPKAAVEQLLRERFDMPNVMLESVTVIGNRNRPNQDRQTLLVQIVHENDVNAIFRKSSCLRNTGIYIESQMSQITMRRKEKLMVLRREMLRRNGSLRILVRNAQMLVCDTFFHWDDFLGLCMGNLDAPENELVCGEEAIEELKKLTNLDMKEFLNVLKNYDIR, from the exons ATGGAGCCAAGTGTGAAATATGAAAGTTGTGAAGATATCTATATTGGGCCAGGAGATATAATACCAACTAATACTGGCCAAAAAAGGCATTTCGATTATTTGAGTAATGCTAACGAATGTAATGATGGTGTAGGTGGTGGTGGCCAGTATAAGATGCAAAATCTGGGATTTTCTTTGCCGCAACAACCACCAAAACGTTATCGCAGAGGAGAAGCTGCAGTGCTATTCTCGCCGCCATTTTTTGAAGtg CCCGAGAATATGAACTTAAAAACTGGTGACACCATTATAGCGCGTTGCGTTTCTTGTCGAGTTGTGTTGCGTGGACACAAAAATGTATCGTCCAATTTCATCAAACATATGAAGCGTGCACACCCAGAGGTATATAAAATGTATGATAATTATAAAATCCTTAAACAACATGGCATTGTGACAAGACCGGCAACTGCGGTTGCTCCAAGAGAGCAGGGCTATTTTGAACCCACTTCGTTCCTAGAGGCTTTGCCCCCGAATTCCAATACCTTTAACCCGGAAAGCGACGGaataggtattgaaaatgaacaagACTCTGAGACCAACACCACAACCAACACTGAAAACTCTCAAGCCCATTCTAATACAGATCATACTGATACCATCGAAAATTCAAACGATTCTCAATTGAATAAAAATCAAACTCGCGGCGCAATTGGTAACACCAAACAACCAATTCAACAATCAGAAGTTAATTTATCAAACAAAACACTACAAGCAATGAGTAAATTATTTGATGAAAAACTCAAGTCTTTTGCTACAAAAACTGAATTGAATGAAGTAACTAAAAACATAATGAATCAGGTACGTTCGCGACAAACTACGCCATGCTCAAGTACAATCGGCGGCGAGGACGATGAAGAATATGATGATAATAATGAGGGAAAAATTGAtgaaagatacaaaaattttgaaaaggaGTTACAAAATTTGCGCGAACGTTTAGATCAGACTGAACAAAGTAAACGCATGTTGCAACGCGAATTGCATTTACTCGAGAAAGTTGTACGTAAACGTAGATTGATTATAAGTAATTTACCAATAGCACCAAATCAACAGCCAAAAGCTGCAGTTGAACAATTATTGAGAGAACGTTTCGATATGCCGAATGTTATGTTGGAAAGTGTAACAGTTATTGGTAATAGAAATAGGCCGAATCAGGATCGCCAAACTCTGCTGGTGCAGATAGTACATGAGAATGATGTGAATGCGATTTTCAGAAAGAGCTCTTGTTTAAGAAATACTGGCATTTATATTGAGAGTCAAATGTCACAAATAACAATGAGACGTAAAGAAAAATTAATGGTACTACGTCGTGAAATGCTGAGACGAAATGGTTCTTTACGCATTTTAGTACGTAATGCACAAATGTTGGTATGCGATACATTTTTCCATTGGGATGATTTCTTGGGTTTATGCATGGGTAATTTGGATGCACCCGAGAATGAGTTGGTTTGTGGCGAGGAAGCAATTGAAGAACTGAAGAAATTGACAAATCTGGATATGAAAGAATTCCTgaatgttttaaaaaattatgaTATAAGATAA